Proteins encoded in a region of the Solanum dulcamara chromosome 9, daSolDulc1.2, whole genome shotgun sequence genome:
- the LOC129902566 gene encoding uncharacterized protein LOC129902566 isoform X2, with amino-acid sequence MKKPGGAEKKKKQAAQKDVFQVFAEKVRDHKDLVSRWAVLQETRVEYFRGKDFVSFVRNHLELKDILESDRSLEAEDIANILLKKNLLVRCDRVVKTVRPGKKKLSTFPAHLEIYHDQVFSENDAFFAWTFVKRRPLWQTLLSFCWPVLTLAICLFPVYPHQVKLLILYSCAGVLLLILSLLLLRGLVFGALWILLGKRFWLFPNILAEEATLKELFQFWPQKDEGEGPKWTARLFYAIVGVVVISLLRHHAPDEAARARYQKRVSNIIDDVLEWSPSLALSGMIEKQTVVNITEPNDNVTDSKSSDEKLFSSGDLDDETIPSEEVTENTEDSDHHQNI; translated from the exons atgaagaaaccAGGAGGAGCAGAGAAGAAGAAG AAGCAAGCTGCGCAAAAGGATGTCTTCCAGGTATTTGCTGAGAAAGTTAGAGACCATAAGGACTTGGTGTCTCGTTGGGCTGTCCTACAGGAAACACGGGTGGAGTATTTCAGAGGAAAAGATTTTGTTAGTTTTGTGAGAAATCATTTAGAACTGAAAGACATACTCGAGTCAGATAGAAGTTTGGAAGCTGAAGATATTGCCAACATTCTGCTTAAGAAGAACCTTTTGGTCCGATGTGATCGTGTGGTAAAAACTGTCCGGCCTGGCAAGAAGAAATTGTCTACCTTTCCAGCACATTTAGAGATATACCAT GATCAAGTGTTTTCTGAAAATGATGCCTTCTTCGCATGGACATTTGTCAAAAGAAGGCCCCTATGGCAAACTCTTCTCTCATTCTGCTGGCCAGTTTTGACATTAGCAATCTGCTTGTTCCCTGTGTATCCTCATCAGGTCAAACTGCTTATACTCTACTCATGTGCTGGTGTCCTCCTCCTTATACTTTCCCTACTTTTGT TGAGAGGCTTGGTCTTTGGTGCTCTTTGGATTCTTCTTGGAAAACGTTTCTGGTTATTCCCCAACATTCTTGCTGAGGAGGCAACACTTAAAGAATTGTTCCAGTTTTGGCCCCAGAAAGATGAGGGTGAGGGACCTAAGTGGACTGCGAGGCTCTTCTATGCAATTGTAGGTGTGGTTGTTATTTCACTTCTGAGGCATCATGCTCCTGATGAGGCTGCAAGAGCCAG GTATCAGAAGCGGGTTTCTAATATTATAGACGATGTACTCGAGTGGTCTCCAAGTCTAGCTTTGTCAGGCATGATAGAAAAGCAAACTGTGGTGAACATCACTGAGCCTAATGACAATGTAACTGATAGCAAGAGCAGCGATGAAAAGCTATTTTCCTCAGGTGATCTAGATGATGAAACCATACCCAGTGAAGAAGTTACTGAAAATACAGAAGATAGTGATCATCACCAAaacatataa
- the LOC129903732 gene encoding uncharacterized protein LOC129903732, which yields MEHDCCKYVRKCHQCQVHSDLIRVPPHKLNAMSSPWPFVAWGMDIIGPIEPSASNGHRFILVAIDYFTKRVEATSYKSVTKKVVTDFARNNLICRFRIQNSIITDNGSNLNSHLMKEICEKFKINHRNSTTYRPQINGAVEAANKNIKKILRKIIDNHRGWHEILPYALLGYRKTIRTLIGATPYLLVYGTEAVIPAKVEIPSLRIIQEAELSNADWVHNQIEHFALIDEKRMNVVFHGQLYKKRMTHAFNKRVRPRTFEVGQLVLKHIFSHQDEYKGKFAPNWQGPYMVRKVLSEGALILSEMDGQEWPKPINSDAVKRYYV from the coding sequence ATGGAGCATGATTGTTGTAAGTATGTGCgaaaatgtcatcaatgtcaAGTGCACAGTGATTTGATTCGAGTACCTCCTCACAAACTCAATGCTATGAGTTCTCCTTGGCCATTTGTGGCTTGGGGTATGGATATCATTGGTCCAATAGAGCCATCTGCCTCTAATGGACATAGGTTCATTTTAGTTGCCATTGATTACTTCACCAAGCGGGTGGAAGCAACCTCGTATAAATCAGTTACGAAGAAGGTAGTAACAGACTTCGCCCGTAACAATTTAATATGTAGATTTAGAATACAAAATTCCATCATTACCGATAATGGATCAAATCTCAATAGTCATTTGATGAAAGAGATATGTGAGAAATTCAAGATTAATCACCGAAACTCAACCACGTATCGTCCTCAAATAAATGGAGCCGTAGAAGCTGCCAATAAGAACATCAAAAAGATCTTGAGGAAAATAATTGACAATCACAGAGGTTGGCATGAGATATTGCCATACGCTTTGTTAGGATACCGAAAAACTATTAGAACATTAATTGGAGCAACCCCATACTTGCTAGTGTATGGGACGGAGGCCGTAATCCCCGCCAAAGTGGAAATACCTTCATTGAGAATCATTCAAGAAGCTGAATTGAGCAACGCCGATTGGGTTCATAatcaaattgaacattttgctttgattgatgaaaagagaatgaaCGTCGTTTTCCATGGTCAACTGTACAAAAAAAGAATGACTCATGCTTTTAACAAGCGAGTGAGACCAAGAACGTTTGAAGTTGGCCAGTTGGTTCTCAAACATATTTTTTCACATCAAGATGAGTATAAAGGAAAGTTCGCGCCCAATTGGCAAGGACCTTACATGGTTCGCAAAGTGTTATCTGAAGGTGCCTTAATATTATCTGAAATGGATGGACAAGAGTGGCCAAAACCAATCAACTCGGATGCCGTTAAGAGATACTACGTTTGA
- the LOC129902566 gene encoding uncharacterized protein LOC129902566 isoform X1 → MKKPGGAEKKKVRRSQSLKSNGSNTDTPPRKQAAQKDVFQVFAEKVRDHKDLVSRWAVLQETRVEYFRGKDFVSFVRNHLELKDILESDRSLEAEDIANILLKKNLLVRCDRVVKTVRPGKKKLSTFPAHLEIYHDQVFSENDAFFAWTFVKRRPLWQTLLSFCWPVLTLAICLFPVYPHQVKLLILYSCAGVLLLILSLLLLRGLVFGALWILLGKRFWLFPNILAEEATLKELFQFWPQKDEGEGPKWTARLFYAIVGVVVISLLRHHAPDEAARARYQKRVSNIIDDVLEWSPSLALSGMIEKQTVVNITEPNDNVTDSKSSDEKLFSSGDLDDETIPSEEVTENTEDSDHHQNI, encoded by the exons atgaagaaaccAGGAGGAGCAGAGAAGAAGAAGGTAAGGAGATCACAAAGTCTGAAATCCAACGGTTCTAATACTGATACTCCTCCTAGG AAGCAAGCTGCGCAAAAGGATGTCTTCCAGGTATTTGCTGAGAAAGTTAGAGACCATAAGGACTTGGTGTCTCGTTGGGCTGTCCTACAGGAAACACGGGTGGAGTATTTCAGAGGAAAAGATTTTGTTAGTTTTGTGAGAAATCATTTAGAACTGAAAGACATACTCGAGTCAGATAGAAGTTTGGAAGCTGAAGATATTGCCAACATTCTGCTTAAGAAGAACCTTTTGGTCCGATGTGATCGTGTGGTAAAAACTGTCCGGCCTGGCAAGAAGAAATTGTCTACCTTTCCAGCACATTTAGAGATATACCAT GATCAAGTGTTTTCTGAAAATGATGCCTTCTTCGCATGGACATTTGTCAAAAGAAGGCCCCTATGGCAAACTCTTCTCTCATTCTGCTGGCCAGTTTTGACATTAGCAATCTGCTTGTTCCCTGTGTATCCTCATCAGGTCAAACTGCTTATACTCTACTCATGTGCTGGTGTCCTCCTCCTTATACTTTCCCTACTTTTGT TGAGAGGCTTGGTCTTTGGTGCTCTTTGGATTCTTCTTGGAAAACGTTTCTGGTTATTCCCCAACATTCTTGCTGAGGAGGCAACACTTAAAGAATTGTTCCAGTTTTGGCCCCAGAAAGATGAGGGTGAGGGACCTAAGTGGACTGCGAGGCTCTTCTATGCAATTGTAGGTGTGGTTGTTATTTCACTTCTGAGGCATCATGCTCCTGATGAGGCTGCAAGAGCCAG GTATCAGAAGCGGGTTTCTAATATTATAGACGATGTACTCGAGTGGTCTCCAAGTCTAGCTTTGTCAGGCATGATAGAAAAGCAAACTGTGGTGAACATCACTGAGCCTAATGACAATGTAACTGATAGCAAGAGCAGCGATGAAAAGCTATTTTCCTCAGGTGATCTAGATGATGAAACCATACCCAGTGAAGAAGTTACTGAAAATACAGAAGATAGTGATCATCACCAAaacatataa